From the genome of Proteus vulgaris, one region includes:
- a CDS encoding MdtB/MuxB family multidrug efflux RND transporter permease subunit, with protein sequence MTEKTHGTGGGPSRLFILRPVATTLFMVAILLAGIVGYRMLPVSALPEVDYPTIQVVTLYPGASPDVMTSAVTAPLERQFGQMSGLKQMSSQSSGGASVITLMFQLTLPLDVAEQEVQAAINAATNLLPSDLPYPPIYSKVNPADPPILTLAVTSSTLPMTQLQDMVETRISQKISQVNGVGLVALAGGQRPAVRVRLNAQAAASYGLDSEKIRVAINNANVNSAKGSLDGPTRSVTLSANDQMKSLEDYRQLIVAYKNDAPIRLSDIATIEQAPENNQLGAWANNEQAIIINVQRQPGVNVIDTTDNIRNLLPDLVSNLPKSVNVEILTDRTTTIRASVKDVQFELGLAIALVVMVIYLFLRNGVATLIPSIAVPLSLVGTFAVMYFCGFSVNNLTLMALTIATGFVVDDAIVVIENISRYLERGDKPLAAALKGAGEIGFTIISLTFSLIAVLIPLLFMGDIVGRLFREFAITLAVAILISAVVSLTLTPMMCARLLKPENEIKHNRFEIACEHFFEKMIAVYAVWLKRVLNHQWITLGVALSTLVLTVLLYMFIPKGFFPLQDNGLLQGTIETSQSISYQSMVEKQQQVVDKLIDDPAVDNIASFVGIDGSNATLNTGRLQITLKPLDQRDSRIDTIIPRLQERIASISGITLYLQPTQDLTIDTQVSRTQYQFTLQATSLDELAYWVPKLSQSLKNSPELTDISSDWQDGGMMAYIKVDRDSASRLGITMSEIDNALYNAFGQRLISTIYTQANQYRVVLEQDIRSGDGLQALSAVHLTGKDGAMVPLLSIASVEQRLAPLSINHQEQFPSATFSFNVAEQSSLEEAVKAVKLAEVQISMPRDITTQFQGATLAFESALSSTLWLIIAAIVAMYIVLGVLYESFIHPITILSTLPTAGVGALLALMAAGNELDIIAIIGIILLIGIVKKNAIMMIDFALAAEREQGLTPYEAIYQACLLRFRPILMTTMAALLGALPLMLSTGVGAELRQPLGVCMVGGLIMSQILTLFTTPVIYLLFDKLSLYVNRNKHIENNDGAVS encoded by the coding sequence ATGACCGAAAAAACACACGGTACAGGTGGAGGACCATCTCGCCTATTTATTCTGCGCCCTGTTGCAACAACCCTTTTTATGGTCGCCATACTGTTAGCAGGGATTGTCGGCTATCGTATGTTGCCTGTGTCTGCCTTACCTGAAGTTGATTATCCAACTATTCAGGTTGTTACTCTCTATCCTGGAGCAAGCCCTGATGTAATGACATCAGCTGTCACTGCACCACTTGAACGCCAATTTGGGCAGATGTCTGGGTTAAAACAGATGTCATCACAAAGTTCTGGTGGTGCATCGGTGATCACACTGATGTTCCAATTAACCTTACCATTAGATGTTGCAGAGCAAGAGGTACAGGCTGCGATAAATGCAGCGACGAATCTACTCCCCTCCGATTTGCCTTACCCACCGATTTACAGCAAAGTAAACCCAGCTGATCCACCAATTTTAACTTTAGCGGTAACTAGCTCAACATTACCGATGACACAGTTGCAAGATATGGTTGAAACCCGTATTTCGCAAAAAATTTCACAAGTTAATGGTGTCGGTTTAGTCGCTTTAGCGGGTGGACAGCGCCCCGCTGTTAGAGTCAGACTCAATGCACAAGCTGCGGCGTCTTACGGTTTAGATAGCGAAAAAATTCGTGTAGCAATCAATAATGCGAACGTTAACTCAGCGAAAGGAAGCCTTGATGGCCCTACTCGCTCTGTAACCTTATCGGCTAATGACCAAATGAAATCATTAGAAGATTATCGCCAACTTATCGTTGCCTATAAAAATGATGCACCTATTCGTTTATCTGATATCGCAACTATCGAACAAGCGCCTGAAAATAATCAGTTAGGTGCATGGGCCAACAATGAACAGGCGATTATTATAAATGTTCAACGTCAACCCGGCGTTAACGTTATTGATACCACTGATAATATTCGTAATTTATTACCAGATTTAGTCTCTAATTTACCTAAATCAGTGAATGTTGAGATCTTAACTGATAGAACCACAACGATCCGCGCGTCAGTTAAAGATGTGCAATTTGAGCTTGGTTTAGCTATCGCCCTTGTGGTGATGGTAATTTATCTCTTTTTACGTAATGGTGTCGCAACCTTAATTCCAAGCATTGCCGTACCACTTTCATTAGTTGGTACATTCGCAGTGATGTATTTCTGCGGTTTTTCTGTCAATAATCTCACTTTAATGGCATTAACGATTGCCACAGGCTTTGTTGTCGATGACGCCATTGTTGTGATTGAAAATATCTCCCGCTACCTTGAGCGTGGTGATAAACCATTAGCTGCAGCGCTAAAAGGGGCTGGTGAGATTGGTTTTACCATTATTTCGCTTACTTTCTCTCTTATTGCTGTACTGATCCCTCTATTATTTATGGGGGATATTGTTGGTCGCTTATTTAGAGAGTTTGCAATCACCCTTGCAGTCGCCATTTTAATATCTGCGGTGGTTTCGCTAACATTAACGCCAATGATGTGTGCACGATTGCTAAAACCTGAAAATGAAATCAAACACAATCGTTTTGAAATAGCATGTGAACACTTTTTTGAAAAGATGATTGCCGTGTATGCCGTTTGGCTAAAACGTGTATTAAACCATCAATGGATAACGCTTGGTGTTGCACTCAGCACTTTGGTGTTAACTGTTTTGCTGTATATGTTTATTCCTAAAGGTTTTTTCCCATTACAAGATAATGGATTATTGCAGGGTACCATTGAAACCTCACAATCTATTTCTTATCAATCAATGGTTGAAAAACAGCAACAAGTGGTTGATAAACTGATTGATGATCCTGCAGTTGATAATATTGCCAGTTTTGTCGGCATTGATGGCAGTAATGCAACTCTCAATACGGGCCGATTACAAATCACATTAAAACCCCTTGATCAACGCGACTCGCGTATTGATACAATAATTCCTCGTCTACAAGAACGCATAGCCTCTATTTCAGGCATAACGCTCTATTTGCAACCCACTCAAGATCTAACAATTGATACGCAAGTATCTCGTACTCAATATCAATTTACGTTGCAAGCAACATCATTAGATGAATTGGCATATTGGGTACCAAAGCTTTCCCAATCATTAAAAAATAGTCCAGAACTAACCGACATTAGCAGTGATTGGCAAGACGGCGGTATGATGGCGTATATCAAAGTAGACAGAGATTCTGCAAGTCGCTTAGGTATTACAATGAGTGAGATTGATAACGCACTTTATAATGCTTTTGGTCAGCGTTTAATTTCAACTATCTACACTCAAGCAAATCAGTACCGCGTTGTATTGGAACAAGATATTCGCAGTGGTGATGGTTTACAGGCGCTCTCAGCCGTACATTTAACTGGCAAAGATGGTGCGATGGTACCTTTATTATCTATTGCATCCGTAGAACAACGCCTAGCGCCACTTTCTATTAATCACCAAGAGCAATTTCCTTCAGCAACATTTTCATTTAATGTCGCTGAACAATCGTCGCTTGAAGAAGCAGTAAAAGCAGTAAAATTGGCTGAAGTGCAAATTTCTATGCCAAGAGATATCACCACACAATTCCAAGGTGCGACGTTGGCATTTGAAAGTGCGCTTTCTAGCACTTTATGGCTGATTATCGCGGCTATTGTGGCAATGTATATCGTACTCGGTGTGTTATATGAGAGCTTCATTCACCCTATTACTATTTTATCTACGCTACCTACGGCAGGTGTCGGTGCATTACTTGCATTAATGGCCGCGGGTAATGAACTTGATATTATTGCGATTATTGGGATCATTTTGCTTATCGGGATCGTAAAGAAAAACGCGATCATGATGATAGACTTTGCTCTTGCCGCCGAACGAGAGCAAGGTTTAACCCCTTACGAGGCTATTTATCAAGCGTGTTTATTACGTTTTCGTCCAATATTAATGACAACAATGGCCGCACTTCTCGGGGCTTTACCTTTAATGCTAAGCACCGGTGTGGGTGCAGAATTACGTCAGCCATTAGGGGTTTGTATGGTTGGTGGCTTAATTATGAGCCAGATATTAACTCTGTTTACTACGCCAGTAATTTATCTACTATTTGATAAATTATCACTCTATGTAAACCGCAATAAACATATTGAGAATAATGACGGGGCTGTATCATGA
- the mdtC gene encoding multidrug efflux RND transporter permease subunit MdtC, which translates to MKFFALFIQRPVATTLLSLAISLCGALGFMLLPVAPLPQVDYPVINIYASLPGASPETMASSVATPLERSLGRIAGIDEMTSSSSLGSTSITLVFDLNKDINTAARDVQAALNASQSLLPSGMPSRPRYYKSNPSDAPIMILTLTSDTQNTGELYDLASTRLAQKISQIEGVSEVSVGGGSLPAIRVALNPDALFNQNVSLDDVRKAINQANVRRPQGFVNNDENRWQIQTNDELSKAAEYRPVIVHYNQDAVVRLGDVAQVTDSVQNSRAAGMSGGEPAILLVIRREAGANIIETVNRIRDELPELRELIPASVDLKVAQDRTPTIRASLAEVERALTIAVALVILVVFLFLRSGRATLIPAVAVPVSLIGTFSAMYLCGFSLNNLSLMALTVATGFVVDDAIVVLENISRHIENGLKPKDAALKGVGEVGFTVLSMSISLVAVFIPLLLMDGLVGRLFKEFAITLTTAIAISLFVSLTLTPMMCAHLLKGMKPKAQSHLRGFGKLLFRAQQGYSVTLQAALRHRRWVMAIFLATLGLNAYLYISAPKTFFPDQDTGRLMGFVRADQSISFQSMKEKMTRFMQEINADKDVDSVTGFTGGGRINSGFMFISLNPLSERTDSANQVINRLRAKLADEPGANLFLMPVQDVRAGGRQANASYQFTLLADDLSELRKWEPIVRKALGELPQLVDVNSDKEDKGAEMALTYDRDTMSQLGINVSDANNLLNNAFGQRQISTIYAPLNQYKVVMEVSEQYTQDVSALDKMYVVNNQGERIPLSAFASWYPANAPLSVNHQGLSASSTIAFNIPEGYTLADAIDSIERTMTELGVPNTVRGTFAGTAQIFQETIKSQLILILAAIVTVYLVLGVLYESYIHPLTILSTLPSAGVGALLALQLFDTPFSLIALIGIMLLIGIVKKNAIIMVDFAITAQREGKLSAKEAIIQASLLRFRPIIMTTLAALFGALPLMLGSGDGAELRQPLGITIVGGLLMSQLLTLYTTPVIYLFFDGLRERWQQRRFSKKEAKA; encoded by the coding sequence ATGAAGTTCTTCGCCCTCTTTATTCAACGACCTGTAGCAACTACGTTACTCAGTTTGGCGATTTCGCTATGTGGTGCATTAGGATTTATGTTGCTCCCTGTTGCCCCATTGCCTCAAGTTGATTATCCGGTTATTAATATTTACGCCTCATTACCTGGGGCGTCGCCAGAAACTATGGCGTCATCTGTGGCAACACCGCTTGAACGCTCTTTAGGGCGAATTGCGGGTATTGATGAAATGACATCAAGCAGTTCGCTTGGCAGTACCAGCATTACACTGGTGTTCGATTTAAACAAAGATATCAATACAGCAGCGCGAGATGTACAGGCAGCGTTAAATGCCTCACAAAGCTTGTTGCCTTCAGGTATGCCAAGCCGTCCGCGTTATTATAAATCGAATCCTTCAGATGCTCCGATTATGATCTTAACGCTCACTTCTGATACCCAAAATACAGGGGAGCTTTACGATCTCGCCTCAACAAGGTTGGCACAAAAAATCTCGCAGATTGAAGGTGTCAGTGAAGTTTCGGTTGGTGGCGGTTCATTGCCAGCGATACGTGTCGCTCTCAATCCTGATGCGTTATTTAACCAAAATGTTAGCCTTGATGATGTTAGAAAAGCGATTAACCAAGCGAATGTGCGACGGCCTCAAGGCTTTGTCAATAATGATGAAAATCGTTGGCAAATTCAAACCAATGACGAGCTAAGCAAAGCGGCGGAATATCGTCCTGTGATCGTGCATTACAATCAAGATGCAGTTGTGCGTTTAGGCGATGTGGCGCAAGTCACTGATTCGGTACAAAACTCACGAGCCGCAGGGATGAGTGGCGGTGAACCGGCTATTTTGCTGGTTATTCGTCGTGAAGCAGGCGCTAATATTATTGAAACGGTTAACCGCATTCGTGATGAGCTTCCAGAATTACGTGAGCTTATTCCCGCAAGCGTTGACTTGAAAGTCGCACAAGATAGAACACCGACTATTCGCGCATCATTAGCGGAAGTTGAGCGCGCATTAACCATTGCTGTGGCGTTAGTGATTTTAGTTGTATTCTTATTTTTACGCTCCGGTCGCGCCACGCTGATCCCCGCAGTTGCTGTACCCGTTTCATTAATTGGTACTTTTTCAGCCATGTATCTTTGTGGCTTTAGTTTAAACAACCTTTCATTGATGGCATTAACCGTAGCGACAGGCTTTGTGGTTGATGATGCTATTGTGGTGCTGGAAAATATTTCTCGCCATATTGAGAATGGTTTAAAACCTAAAGATGCCGCCTTAAAAGGGGTTGGCGAAGTTGGTTTTACTGTCCTTTCGATGAGTATTTCTCTTGTTGCCGTTTTTATTCCATTACTGTTAATGGATGGTCTTGTTGGGCGATTATTTAAAGAATTTGCCATTACCTTAACAACCGCTATTGCTATCTCGCTATTTGTTTCTCTAACGCTAACACCCATGATGTGCGCGCATTTACTTAAAGGAATGAAACCTAAAGCGCAATCGCATTTACGCGGTTTTGGTAAGTTACTTTTCCGCGCTCAACAAGGTTACAGTGTCACATTACAAGCCGCATTGCGTCATCGACGCTGGGTTATGGCCATTTTTCTCGCCACATTAGGTTTAAATGCTTATTTATACATCAGCGCACCTAAGACGTTTTTCCCTGATCAAGATACGGGTCGTTTAATGGGATTTGTCCGTGCTGACCAAAGTATTTCATTCCAATCAATGAAAGAAAAAATGACCCGTTTTATGCAAGAAATAAATGCAGATAAAGACGTGGATAGCGTAACGGGTTTTACGGGAGGCGGTCGTATTAACAGTGGATTTATGTTTATTTCCCTCAATCCACTGTCAGAACGTACTGATAGTGCCAATCAAGTGATCAATCGTTTACGTGCCAAACTTGCTGATGAACCTGGCGCTAACCTCTTTTTAATGCCAGTGCAAGATGTTAGAGCGGGTGGGCGCCAAGCGAATGCCAGTTATCAATTTACATTATTAGCTGATGATTTAAGCGAGCTGCGTAAATGGGAGCCGATTGTCCGTAAAGCTTTGGGTGAACTACCTCAGCTTGTGGATGTTAACTCTGATAAAGAAGATAAAGGTGCTGAAATGGCACTGACTTACGATCGCGATACTATGTCACAATTAGGTATTAACGTCAGTGATGCCAATAATTTGCTGAACAATGCTTTTGGTCAACGTCAGATATCCACCATTTATGCACCATTAAATCAGTATAAAGTAGTCATGGAAGTCTCTGAGCAATACACACAAGATGTCTCTGCGTTAGATAAAATGTATGTGGTCAATAATCAAGGTGAGCGCATTCCATTATCCGCGTTTGCAAGTTGGTATCCAGCTAATGCGCCATTAAGTGTTAATCACCAAGGATTATCTGCATCTTCAACTATTGCTTTTAATATTCCTGAAGGCTATACATTGGCCGATGCAATTGATTCTATTGAACGCACAATGACCGAGTTGGGCGTGCCCAATACCGTAAGGGGCACCTTTGCAGGTACTGCACAGATCTTCCAAGAAACTATTAAGTCACAGCTTATTCTGATCTTAGCAGCTATTGTGACTGTGTACTTGGTATTAGGTGTACTGTATGAAAGCTATATTCATCCACTTACTATTTTATCCACCCTTCCTTCCGCGGGTGTCGGTGCGTTATTAGCGTTGCAGCTTTTTGATACACCTTTTAGCTTGATTGCGCTTATTGGCATTATGTTGCTGATTGGTATTGTGAAGAAAAACGCCATTATTATGGTGGATTTTGCGATCACCGCACAACGTGAGGGTAAATTGTCAGCCAAAGAAGCCATTATTCAGGCCAGCTTATTACGTTTTCGCCCAATTATTATGACAACCCTTGCCGCATTATTTGGCGCATTGCCATTAATGTTAGGAAGTGGAGATGGTGCAGAATTAAGACAACCTTTAGGGATAACAATCGTAGGCGGGTTATTAATGAGCCAACTCTTAACCCTTTATACAACCCCAGTTATTTATCTATTTTTTGATGGATTGCGTGAACGTTGGCAACAACGGCGTTTCAGCAAGAAAGAGGCTAAAGCATGA
- the yegQ gene encoding tRNA 5-hydroxyuridine modification protein YegQ, producing the protein MFTPELLSPAGSLKNMRYAFAYGADAVYAGQPRYSLRVRNNEFNHENLAKGIQEAHELGKRFYVVVNIAPHNAKLKTFIRDLKPVIDMGPDALIMSDPGLIMMVREAFPEMDIHLSVQANAVNWATVKFWRQMGLTRVILSRELSIDEIAEIRKQVPDMELEVFVHGALCMAYSGRCLLSGYINKRDPNQGTCTNACRWEYKVEEGKEDDVGNIVEKYTPIPVKNVEPTLGVGAPTDKVYLIEEAKRPGEYMTAFEDEHGTYIMNSKDLRAIEHVEQLTQMGVHSLKIEGRTKSFYYCARTAQMYRRAIDDAVAGKPFDPTLLTTLEGLAHRGYTEGFLRRHTHDAYQTYEYGYSVSDTQQFVGEFTGKRVNGLAEVDVKNKFVLGDSLELMTPTGNIQFTLGSLFNKKQQPTDVAPGNGHMVYLSVPEDVDLDFALLIRNLQGTTTRQPHKIDAVEVK; encoded by the coding sequence ATGTTTACACCCGAATTACTCTCTCCTGCTGGCTCATTAAAAAATATGCGCTATGCATTTGCTTATGGCGCAGACGCCGTTTATGCAGGTCAGCCACGTTATAGCTTACGTGTGCGTAATAATGAGTTTAACCACGAAAACCTTGCCAAAGGTATTCAAGAAGCCCATGAATTAGGTAAACGCTTCTATGTTGTGGTTAATATCGCACCCCATAATGCTAAATTAAAAACCTTTATCCGTGACTTAAAACCCGTCATTGATATGGGCCCTGATGCGCTGATTATGTCTGATCCGGGTTTGATCATGATGGTACGTGAAGCTTTCCCTGAAATGGATATTCACCTTTCAGTACAAGCCAATGCCGTTAACTGGGCAACCGTAAAATTCTGGCGTCAAATGGGATTAACACGAGTGATCCTGTCTCGTGAACTCTCTATTGATGAAATTGCTGAAATTCGTAAGCAAGTTCCTGACATGGAATTAGAAGTTTTCGTTCACGGTGCATTATGTATGGCTTACTCAGGCCGTTGCCTGCTATCTGGCTATATCAATAAGCGTGATCCGAACCAAGGTACTTGTACTAACGCTTGCCGTTGGGAATATAAAGTCGAAGAAGGTAAAGAAGACGATGTGGGTAATATCGTTGAAAAATACACGCCAATCCCAGTTAAAAACGTTGAGCCTACTTTAGGTGTTGGCGCGCCAACAGATAAAGTCTACTTAATCGAAGAAGCAAAACGTCCTGGTGAATATATGACTGCGTTCGAAGATGAACACGGTACTTATATCATGAACTCAAAAGACTTACGTGCGATTGAACACGTTGAGCAATTAACACAAATGGGTGTGCACTCTCTGAAAATTGAAGGTCGTACTAAATCCTTCTATTACTGTGCCCGTACAGCGCAAATGTATCGTCGTGCAATTGATGATGCTGTTGCAGGTAAACCATTTGATCCAACGTTGCTAACGACATTAGAAGGTTTAGCACACCGCGGTTATACAGAAGGTTTCTTACGTCGTCATACCCATGATGCGTACCAAACTTATGAATATGGTTATTCTGTCTCTGACACCCAACAATTTGTCGGTGAATTCACCGGTAAACGCGTAAACGGTTTAGCTGAAGTTGATGTTAAAAATAAATTTGTTTTAGGTGATAGCCTAGAATTAATGACACCAACTGGAAATATTCAGTTCACGTTAGGATCGTTGTTTAACAAAAAACAACAACCAACGGATGTTGCGCCGGGTAATGGTCATATGGTTTATTTGTCTGTTCCGGAAGATGTTGATTTAGATTTCGCACTGTTGATCCGCAACCTACAAGGTACAACAACACGTCAACCGCATAAGATTGATGCTGTAGAAGTGAAGTAA
- the baeR gene encoding two-component system response regulator BaeR: MTASESPYSILIVEDEPKLAQLLIDYLQASGYQTHWLADGAEVSHCVKQQHYDLILLDLMLPVKDGITICKELRHFSDIPIIMVTAKTEEVDRLLGLEIGADDYICKPYSPREVVARVKTLLRRFYRPQDIVQSDKLVVIDEQAYQIQYNNKILDLTTAEFRLLKALATQPGKILTRDQLMDHLYDDYRIVTDRTIDSHIKNLRRKLEQLNDQIEFIRSIYGQGYRWETQAYRFR; encoded by the coding sequence ATGACAGCATCTGAATCACCCTATTCAATCCTGATTGTTGAAGACGAGCCTAAACTTGCCCAATTACTTATTGATTACCTTCAAGCATCAGGTTATCAAACTCATTGGTTAGCAGATGGCGCCGAAGTGAGCCATTGTGTAAAACAGCAACATTACGATTTAATATTATTAGATCTGATGTTACCCGTTAAAGACGGCATTACTATCTGCAAAGAGTTACGTCATTTTTCCGATATTCCCATCATTATGGTCACCGCCAAAACAGAGGAAGTAGATAGATTGCTTGGGCTTGAGATTGGTGCTGATGACTATATTTGTAAACCCTATAGCCCAAGAGAAGTGGTCGCCAGAGTCAAAACCTTATTACGCCGTTTTTATCGACCACAAGATATTGTTCAAAGCGATAAGTTAGTTGTCATTGATGAACAGGCTTATCAAATCCAATATAACAATAAAATTCTCGACTTAACCACAGCTGAATTCCGCTTACTCAAAGCATTAGCCACACAACCTGGAAAAATATTAACTCGTGATCAGCTAATGGATCACCTTTATGATGATTACCGCATTGTGACGGACAGAACCATTGATAGCCATATTAAAAACTTACGACGTAAACTTGAGCAACTTAACGATCAAATTGAATTTATTCGCTCAATTTATGGTCAAGGGTATCGTTGGGAGACTCAAGCTTATCGATTTCGATGA
- the yegS gene encoding lipid kinase YegS, with the protein MSKISLLIINGKSANNGALRKAVYQLRNEGFNLQVRVTWESSDIRRFVQEAIDIQAETVIAAGGDGTMNSVVSELIHLSPSSLPTLGIIPLGTANDFATSAQIPRDMENALNLAVKGRAVPIDVISVNKTHYFINMASGGFGTKITTETPEALKSALGGAAYFINGLLSIDSLKADYCTIEAENFHWEGESLILAIGNGRQAGGGQKLCSEALINDNKLNITIVEAHELLPSILSSMFDSKKNDKIIERESRWVNISASHEMVFNLDGEPLLGNKFEFIVLPEAIHCRLPPQCDLLS; encoded by the coding sequence ATGAGTAAAATTAGTTTGCTGATCATTAATGGAAAAAGCGCTAACAACGGTGCATTGAGAAAAGCCGTTTACCAATTACGTAACGAAGGTTTTAACCTCCAAGTAAGAGTAACTTGGGAATCCAGTGATATACGTCGTTTTGTACAAGAAGCTATAGATATACAGGCAGAAACAGTGATTGCGGCAGGTGGTGACGGAACGATGAATAGCGTTGTTTCTGAATTAATTCATCTTTCCCCCTCATCTTTACCGACACTTGGTATTATCCCATTAGGCACAGCAAATGATTTTGCCACCAGCGCACAAATCCCTCGTGATATGGAAAATGCGCTTAATTTAGCGGTTAAAGGTCGTGCTGTTCCCATTGATGTTATCTCAGTGAACAAGACGCACTATTTTATTAATATGGCGTCAGGTGGTTTTGGAACCAAAATCACAACAGAAACCCCTGAGGCATTAAAATCAGCATTAGGAGGAGCAGCCTATTTTATTAATGGTCTTTTAAGTATCGACTCTTTAAAAGCTGATTATTGCACTATTGAAGCTGAAAATTTCCATTGGGAAGGTGAGTCTCTTATTTTAGCTATCGGTAATGGCCGTCAAGCGGGTGGCGGACAAAAATTATGCTCTGAAGCCTTAATTAATGACAATAAACTCAATATCACCATTGTTGAAGCTCACGAACTTCTCCCCTCTATTTTAAGCAGCATGTTTGATAGCAAGAAAAATGACAAGATAATTGAGCGAGAAAGTCGCTGGGTAAACATTAGTGCTTCTCATGAAATGGTGTTTAATTTAGATGGAGAACCCCTTTTAGGGAATAAATTTGAATTTATTGTGTTACCTGAAGCGATCCACTGCCGGTTACCGCCTCAATGTGACTTGTTATCTTAA
- the baeS gene encoding two-component system sensor histidine kinase BaeS: MKLRSKLFLVIFATCMVVVLAMHIGIRGSFQQGFIGYIKKNSEQRATLLAEALTDQYALTGDWRFLNRDDRSLYQILRSIDQISQSSEGPPPKGWRTQFWIVDKNMKRLFGHDNQFPEETFKKPITSHDEIVGWVIVSAADKISSEADISFDKQQLRTSWIIAGLTVLLALLITLILSRNMIRPVKRLVEATHKLAAGDFAVRVTPSSKDEISQLATDFNQLASTLEKNEQIRRDYMADISHELRTPLAILKGELEALQDGVRKPTAETLNSLLFEVTNLTKLVNDLHQLSLSDRGSLTYRKDFIDINEVILLAVASYRHTYHTKDIALYTELDDVSPLIVQADPDRLIQLFHNLLENSVRYTYAGGQLHIKTKKENNCVLIALEDSAPGLDKSQYQAVFQRFYRTESSRNRASGGSGLGLAICENIVEAHNGKISAMPSSLGGMKILIELPAYSDDL; the protein is encoded by the coding sequence ATGAAACTGAGAAGCAAGCTGTTCTTGGTCATTTTCGCTACCTGTATGGTTGTGGTTCTTGCAATGCATATTGGTATTCGAGGTAGCTTTCAACAAGGGTTTATTGGCTATATCAAGAAAAACAGTGAACAGCGTGCAACTCTTTTAGCTGAAGCCTTAACAGATCAATATGCTTTAACTGGCGACTGGCGTTTTCTTAATAGAGATGATCGTTCTCTTTATCAAATATTACGCAGTATTGACCAAATAAGCCAAAGCAGTGAAGGCCCACCACCAAAAGGCTGGCGCACACAGTTTTGGATTGTTGATAAAAACATGAAGCGCTTATTTGGTCATGATAATCAGTTTCCTGAAGAAACATTCAAAAAACCAATTACTTCCCATGATGAAATTGTGGGTTGGGTGATTGTCAGTGCCGCAGATAAGATCAGTAGTGAAGCGGATATCAGTTTTGATAAACAACAACTGCGTACCAGTTGGATAATTGCAGGTTTAACGGTTCTTTTAGCTTTACTTATTACATTGATCCTTTCTCGCAATATGATACGCCCCGTTAAACGACTGGTCGAAGCCACACATAAGTTAGCCGCGGGTGATTTTGCTGTTCGCGTCACACCCAGTAGTAAAGATGAAATCAGCCAACTCGCCACAGATTTTAACCAACTCGCCAGCACACTAGAGAAAAATGAGCAAATTCGCCGTGATTATATGGCTGATATTTCACATGAGTTACGTACCCCCCTCGCTATTTTAAAAGGGGAATTAGAAGCGTTACAAGATGGCGTAAGAAAGCCCACGGCAGAGACATTAAACTCTCTGTTATTCGAAGTAACAAACCTGACAAAACTGGTGAATGATCTCCACCAACTTTCATTATCCGATAGAGGCTCACTCACTTATCGTAAAGATTTTATTGATATTAATGAGGTGATTTTATTAGCTGTTGCTTCTTATCGCCATACATATCACACCAAAGATATTGCCTTATACACTGAATTAGATGATGTCTCTCCATTAATTGTACAAGCCGATCCTGACCGACTTATTCAGCTTTTTCATAATCTATTAGAAAATAGTGTGCGCTATACCTATGCTGGTGGGCAATTACATATCAAGACAAAAAAAGAGAACAACTGCGTATTAATAGCCTTAGAAGATAGCGCACCTGGATTAGATAAATCACAGTATCAAGCCGTTTTCCAACGCTTTTATCGTACAGAAAGCTCACGAAATCGTGCCAGTGGAGGTTCTGGATTAGGTCTTGCGATTTGCGAAAATATCGTTGAAGCTCATAATGGTAAAATAAGTGCTATGCCTTCATCTTTAGGTGGCATGAAAATTCTTATAGAATTACCCGCATATTCTGATGATCTCTAA